From Triticum urartu cultivar G1812 chromosome 2, Tu2.1, whole genome shotgun sequence, a single genomic window includes:
- the LOC125540735 gene encoding uncharacterized protein LOC125540735, whose amino-acid sequence MPRRPRRVQAHPVAAQLGEEGRPLRERLRFAVRRGMARGGPAVRALLRRAVALGGRHLLRPLRMLLGLGGRHLLRPFRLLWRGLELGGHALQRAALALGRPLRLLWRGLELSGHALGRRLLVARARQQEAVYGDADGEPRTPPRPTAHGTAIFYDPRGRRPRPPSLPLPPPPLPPPPQPSPPPPVVVDGVDVPRHIVDLFVDYCRRSCPANSTICHFCVFEMQRSRDFTVATWEMPGHCHDLHRLEGGSVRCPVAGCHVRVRPGRDLALHSRFLHDFPPGWWRRYI is encoded by the exons ATGCCCAGAAGGCCCCGCCGGGTCCAGGCGCACCCCGTGGCGGCGCAGCTCGGAGAGGAGGGGCGCCCCCTGCGCGAGCGCCTTCGCTTCGCCGTTCGACGCGGGATGGCGCGCGGAGGCCCCGCCGTCCGCGCTCTGCTTCGGCGCGCGGTGGCGCTCGGCGGCCGGCATCTCCTCCGACCACTTCGTATGCTCCTGGGGCTCGGAGGCCGCCATCTTCTGCGGCCTTTTCGTCTCCTGTGGCGCGGCCTGGAGCTCGGCGGCCACGCCCTGCAGCGCGCCGCGCTCGCCCTCGGCCGCCCTCTTCGTCTTCTGTGGCGCGGTCTGGAGCTCAGCGGCCACGCCCTCGGCCGCCGACTCCTCGTCGCCCGCGCCCGACAGCAGGAGGCTGTGTACGGAGACGCCGATGGCGAGCCCAGGACGCCGCCGAGGCCGACAGCGCATGGCACAGCTATCTTCTACGATCCCCGTGGGCGTCGACCTCGTCCTCCCTCGCTGCCGCTGCCTCCGCCGCCGCTACCTCCGCCGCCCcagccctctcctcctcctccggtg GTTGTTGATGGGGTGGATGTGCCCAGGCACATAGTCGATCTTTTTGTCGACTATTGCAGGAGAAGCTGTCCGGCTAATTCAACAATTTGTCACTTTTGCGTCTTTGAAATGCAGCGCTCTCGTGATTTCACTGTTGCTACTTGGGAG ATGCCCGGGCACTGTCATGATCTTCACAGGTTAGAGGGAGGGAGTGTCCGTTGCCCCGTGGCTGGCTGCCATGTTCGAGTACGTCCAGGACGTGATTTGGCACTGCACAGCCGCTTCCTGCACGATTTCCCCCCAGGCTGGTGGCGTCGGTACATCTGA
- the LOC125535248 gene encoding putative F-box protein At4g22170, translated as MESCSVARIMSLGKLAIHRTYLCTLIFRNLPKLLGFTPSSLKKFCKAEHVELQLTKKTTLGTLPELPPDILMGIFATLEIPDLVRAGSVCSSWRSAYTSLRSLGQYKLQQTPCLLYTSESAGESVACLYSLAEKRSYKLTLPEPPIRTRCLIGSSHGWLVTVDDRSEMHLVNPITCEQIALPSVITIEQVNPIVDEYGALHKYEFSWHSGARGVYSSPSIFALDKLRHELHYKAFVFPDTSTGSYIVVLIHNPMRQLSFARVGDDKWTWLPPYDDYSDCTYKDGLLYAACTYKGELHTFDLSGPVVTRKTIISTPREYDCEYMYVVQAPWGGLLLIWRIFEDHNVKPEPGASVFWNTTQYRIYEFDAAGSELKEINCLRDHVLFLGHNQSLCLGAEEYPSLRANHAYFTDDNSLWACGLTNNHRDMGVLNLDDNSKEDLVSPQLWSNFPAPMWITPDLRKMNLASGGD; from the coding sequence ATGGAGTCATGTAGTGTTGCCAGGATAATGAGCTTAGGGAAGCTTGCTATACACAGGACGTATTTGTGCACCCTAATCTTCAGAAATTTGCCAAAGCTGCTAGGCTTCACTCCCAGTTCACTGAAGAAATTCTGCAAAGCTGAACATGTTGAGCTACAACTGACCAAGAAGACTACACTGGGCACACTGCCGGAGCTGCCTCCGGACATCTTGATGGGTATCTTTGCCACCCTTGAGATCCCTGACCTCGTGCGTGCCGGCTCTGTCTGCTCCTCCTGGCGCTCCGCATACACAAGCCTACGGAGCCTTGGGCAGTACAAACTCCAGCAGACGCCATGCCTCCTCTACACTTCCGAATCCGCTGGTGAGAGTGTTGCATGCCTCTACAGCCTCGCGGAGAAGAGGTCGTACAAGTTAACTCTCCCGGAGCCGCCTATACGCACTAGGTGTTTGATCGGGTCCTCACATGGCTGGCTGGTAACTGTTGACGACAGATCTGAGATGCACCTTGTCAATCCCATCACATGTGAACAGATTGCTCTCCCATCAGTGATCACCATCGAGCAGGTGAACCCCATAGTTGATGAGTATGGTGCTCTCCACAAGTATGAATTCTCATGGCACAGTGGAGCCCGTGGTGTTTATAGCTCGCCATCAATCTTCGCTCTTGACAAGCTGCGGCATGAACTCCACTATAAAGCATTTGTTTTCCCTGATACATCCACTGGAAGCTACATTGTCGTGCTCATCCATAATCCAATGCGTCAGCTCTCTTTTGCAAGGGTTGGGGATGATAAGTGGACCTGGTTGCCACCTTATGATGACTATAGTGACTGCACTTACAAGGATGGCTTGTTGTATGCTGCATGCACTTACAAGGGAGAACTTCACACCTTTGATCTTAGTGGCCCTGTGGTCACAAGGAAGACGATTATAAGCACACCCAGGGAGTACGACTGCGAGTACATGTACGTTGTTCAAGCTCCATGGGGTGGTCTGCTACTTATATGGAGGATCTTTGAGGATCATAATGTAAAACCTGAACCTGGGGCATCTGTGTTTTGGAACACTACGCAATATAGGATATATGAATTTGACGCTGCTGGAAGTGAACTTAAGGAAATCAATTGCTTGCGTGACCATGTGTTGTTTCTTGGGCATAATCAATCACTTTGTCTTGGAGCTGAAGAATATCCGTCTCTCAGGGCAAATCATGCCTACTTCACCGATGATAATTCTTTATGGGCATGTGGATTGACGAATAATCACCGTGATATGGGAGTTCTCAACTTGGATGATAACAGCAAGGAGGACCTTGTGTCTCCGCAGCTTTGGTCAAACTTTCCGGCCCCAATGTGGATTACACCTGATCTTCGAAAGATGAACTTGGCTTCAGGGGGAGATTGA